In a single window of the Oncorhynchus keta strain PuntledgeMale-10-30-2019 unplaced genomic scaffold, Oket_V2 Un_contig_7430_pilon_pilon, whole genome shotgun sequence genome:
- the LOC118379486 gene encoding uncharacterized protein LOC118379486: MELNTFLTQRLTAAAVEISAVFEKKIVEYRVEISRSKEENKRLQRLLDLVFHPEIKLRRADSQQHSLPVSEEEVPHEQQHCEQERSPSQGQEDPEPTQIKEEEEEVRTSQEEDQPQGLEPDTKDILIPACVKSDYEQDPPLPSHLDQTLENRERDSLPTNTTEQIKTEPDGEDYSISEPTSDSQLLSAVNPDCSAAQSENGKVHLSPSTSSEQDSSNVESNEASSFSTWSEDNISVTDRNSSDSSSCTKEDSEARKPAKRTCHSSGVVNEPSDLSNLCDENNPGTEISPSDGNKDMNIQTDSGAHYPAKRICQRVHDAAVARRGSGEMASCSRPKVPGSTRRYTHCLHCQGLYIRKSLRKHIRYCPLNPKAEKPKPGPKMRIQSAMAFKMCPQPDYVSTGLWKIVCGMKSGRVSFVVRNDKCILLMGEELYNKLQPDDRRNRYIQQRMREVARLLITARTCTL; encoded by the exons ATGGAGTTGAATACGTTTCTTACTCAGCGGTTAACAGCGGCCGCTGTGGAGATATCGGCTGTCTTCGAAAAAAAGATTGTCGAGTACCGGGTCGAAATCTCCCGTTCGAAGGAGGAGAACAAACGTCTACAGCGGCTGTTGGATTTGGTTTTCCACCCGGAAATCAAGTTACGTCGAGCAG ACTCCCAGCagcactctcttcctgtctctgaagaGGAGGTTCCCCATGAGCAGCAGCACTGTGAGCAGGAGAGGAGCCCCAGTCAGGGGCAGGAGGACCCAGAGCCCACACAGattaaagaggaagaggaggaagtcaGGACCAGTCAAGAGGAAGACCAGCCTCAAGGGCTGGAACCTGATACCAAAGACATCTTAATCCCTGCCTGTGTGAAAAGTGACTATGAACAGGACCCACCTCTGCCCTCACATCTTGACCAAACcttggagaacagagagagggactctCTACCCACCAACACAACTGAACAGATCAAAACAGAACCTGATGGAGAGGATTACAGCATATCAGAACCAACCAGTgactctcagctcctctctgcAGTAAATCCAGACTGTTCTGCAGCTCAGAGTGAAAACGGTAAAGTTCATCTGAGTCCCAGCACTTCTTCAGAACAA GATTCTAGTAACGTGGAATCAAATGAAGCATCTAGTTTCTCCACCTGGAGTGAGGACAACATCTCCGTAACAGACAGAAACTCTTCAGACAGTAGCTCCTGCACTAAAGAAGACTCTGAGGCACGTAAACCAGCGAAGAGAACATGCCATTCTAGTGGTGTGGTGAATGAACCATCTGATTTGTCCAACTTATGTGATGAAAACAACCCGGGGACTGAGATCAGCCCTTCAGACGGAAACAAAGACATGAACATCCAAACAGACTCTGGGGCTCATTATCCAGCTAAGAGGATCTGTCAGAGGGTGCATGATGCTGCCGTAGCAAGACGTGGGAGTGGAGAGATGGCCTCCTGTTCCCGTCCCAAAGTGCCAGGATCCACTCGACGTTACACCCACTGCTTGCACTGTCAAGGTCTGTACATTCGAAAGTCACTACGGAAGCATATCAGATACTGCCCTCTGAACCCCAAAGCTGAAAAACCAAAACCTGGACCAAAGATGAGGATTCAGTCAGCAATGGCGTTTAAGATGTGTCCTCAACCCGACTACGTCAGCACAGGTCTTTGGAAGATCGTTTGTGGTATGAAGTCCGGCCGAGTTTCATTTGTGGTTAGAAATGACAAATGTATCCTCCTCATGGGAGAGGAGCTGTACAACAAACTACAACCAGATGACAGAAGAAACAGATACATTCAACAAAGAATGAGAGAGGTGGCAAGACTCCTCATCACGGCCAGGACGTGTACCCTCTGA